Proteins found in one Agaribacterium sp. ZY112 genomic segment:
- the rnc gene encoding ribonuclease III translates to MKKATPLSKTDIYLLEKRLAYEFKDKRLLELALSHRSVGPKNNERLEFLGDSLLNLTIAEALFHQFPDAKEGDLSRLRAHLVKGETLAEIAREKQLGDVVLLGTGEMKSGGFRRDSILADTVEALIGAIYLDQDMFCCQNKVLEWYESRLAGLDLKKAGKDPKTCLQELMQEKSLALPAYRVLNESGENHARMYEVECRLVNVEQVFCAIASSKRQAEKKAAELALQYFDEEVSGN, encoded by the coding sequence ATGAAGAAGGCAACCCCCTTAAGCAAGACTGATATTTATCTGCTCGAGAAGCGCCTAGCTTACGAGTTCAAAGATAAGCGCTTGCTAGAGCTTGCGCTTTCCCACCGCAGTGTTGGCCCTAAAAATAATGAGCGCCTTGAGTTTCTAGGTGATTCTTTATTAAATCTCACCATCGCCGAAGCGCTCTTTCATCAGTTCCCCGATGCCAAAGAGGGGGATTTAAGCCGGCTTCGCGCTCACCTTGTTAAGGGGGAAACCCTTGCCGAAATTGCTAGAGAAAAGCAGTTAGGTGATGTTGTGTTATTAGGCACTGGCGAGATGAAAAGTGGCGGCTTTCGGCGCGACTCTATTCTTGCAGATACGGTTGAAGCACTTATCGGGGCCATTTACTTGGACCAAGATATGTTCTGTTGCCAGAACAAGGTGCTTGAGTGGTATGAAAGCCGTCTAGCGGGGCTTGATCTTAAAAAAGCAGGAAAAGATCCTAAAACTTGTTTGCAGGAACTTATGCAAGAAAAGTCATTGGCCTTGCCCGCTTACCGAGTGCTTAACGAAAGCGGAGAGAACCATGCTCGTATGTATGAAGTTGAGTGCCGTTTAGTGAATGTTGAGCAGGTGTTTTGCGCTATTGCCAGTAGTAAGCGCCAAGCAGAAAAAAAAGCAGCCGAATTAGCACTGCAATACTTTGATGAGGAAGTGAGTGGAAACTAA
- the rpoE gene encoding RNA polymerase sigma factor RpoE — translation MTAQAVQASDKDLVAKVQQGDKRAFDLLVLKYQHKVLSIVGRYVSDASEAHDVAQEAFIKAYRAIGNFRGDSAFYTWIYRIAINTAKNYLVSRGRRPPASDVDAGEAEAYSGGDVLHDNASPEQQIARDQLEQAVFTAIKALPEELRAAVSLRELDGLSYEEIADVMSCPVGTVRSRIFRARDAIEKHIAEYVN, via the coding sequence ATGACAGCGCAAGCTGTACAAGCATCTGATAAAGACCTCGTCGCCAAAGTTCAACAGGGCGATAAGCGAGCCTTTGACTTATTGGTACTTAAATATCAGCACAAAGTTTTGAGTATTGTGGGACGTTATGTTTCCGATGCATCGGAAGCGCATGACGTCGCGCAAGAAGCGTTTATTAAAGCCTATCGTGCGATTGGAAATTTTCGTGGGGATAGCGCCTTTTATACTTGGATCTATCGTATTGCGATTAACACAGCAAAAAATTACTTGGTTAGTCGTGGGCGCCGCCCCCCTGCAAGTGATGTTGACGCTGGCGAGGCTGAGGCGTATTCGGGGGGCGATGTCTTACATGATAACGCCTCTCCAGAGCAACAAATCGCTAGGGATCAGCTTGAGCAGGCTGTGTTTACGGCAATTAAAGCGCTGCCAGAGGAATTGAGAGCAGCGGTGAGTTTACGTGAGCTTGATGGCTTGAGTTACGAAGAAATTGCAGACGTAATGAGCTGTCCTGTTGGTACCGTTCGTTCACGTATCTTCAGGGCTCGAGATGCTATAGAAAAACATATTGCTGAATATGTGAATTAA
- the nadB gene encoding L-aspartate oxidase yields MNFDVLVIGSGAAGLSLALSLPKHLSIAVLSKGEIKEGSTWYAQGGIAAVLDDQDSIEAHVEDTLAAGGGLCHRDAVEFTVKNSKAAIEWLIDLGVDFTKEEQGYHLTREGGHSHRRIIHSADATGKAVHRSLGSAALAAENISIFANHVALDLCKEASADTQRYRCSGAYVFNREKDCVERFSAKTVVLATGGASKVYLYTSNPDGASGDGIAMAWRAGCRVANMEFNQFHPTCLYHPKAKSYLVTEALRGEGAKLRLPDGSRFMHNFHELAELAPRDVVARAIDHEMKRLGSDCVYLDISHKPREFLEQHFPTAMKRCAQFGIDIANEGIPVVPAAHYTCGGIMVDDQGRTDLDGLYAIGECSFTGLHGANRMASNSLLECIVYAHSAALDITSCIDELPEPQEAAPWDDSQVTDSDEDVVISHNWDELRRFMWDYVGIVRTHKRLERATHRIKLLQKEIEEYYSHYKVSNDLIELRNLAVVAELIIRSASQRKESRGLHYSLDYPSASAIAQDTILMPSNFSGQRQIVAID; encoded by the coding sequence TTGAACTTTGATGTACTTGTTATTGGCAGTGGTGCCGCAGGCTTAAGTTTAGCGCTCAGCTTGCCCAAACACCTTTCTATTGCGGTTCTAAGTAAGGGCGAGATCAAAGAAGGCTCCACTTGGTACGCTCAAGGCGGTATTGCCGCCGTACTTGATGATCAAGACAGTATCGAAGCTCATGTTGAAGATACTCTGGCTGCAGGCGGCGGGCTTTGCCACCGTGACGCCGTTGAGTTTACAGTCAAAAATAGTAAAGCCGCTATTGAGTGGCTTATCGACCTCGGTGTTGATTTTACCAAAGAAGAACAAGGCTACCACCTAACTAGAGAAGGTGGGCACAGTCACCGCCGTATTATCCACAGCGCTGACGCCACAGGTAAAGCCGTACACCGCTCTTTAGGTAGCGCCGCTTTGGCAGCAGAGAACATAAGTATCTTTGCTAACCATGTCGCACTCGATCTTTGCAAAGAAGCAAGCGCTGACACACAACGCTACCGCTGTAGTGGCGCCTATGTCTTTAACAGAGAAAAAGATTGTGTAGAGCGCTTTAGCGCTAAGACCGTCGTGCTTGCAACCGGTGGAGCCAGCAAAGTTTACCTTTATACCTCCAATCCCGACGGCGCCAGCGGTGATGGCATCGCAATGGCTTGGCGAGCAGGGTGTCGAGTAGCCAATATGGAATTTAATCAGTTCCACCCTACCTGCCTTTACCACCCCAAAGCCAAATCCTACCTTGTTACAGAAGCTTTGCGCGGCGAAGGTGCAAAGTTACGCCTGCCAGATGGCAGTCGTTTTATGCATAACTTCCATGAGCTTGCCGAGCTGGCTCCTCGCGATGTTGTCGCTCGAGCCATCGACCACGAGATGAAGCGTCTTGGAAGCGACTGCGTTTACCTAGATATCAGCCACAAACCTCGTGAGTTTCTTGAGCAGCACTTTCCAACAGCCATGAAGCGCTGTGCTCAATTTGGTATTGATATCGCCAACGAAGGCATCCCTGTCGTACCTGCGGCACACTACACCTGCGGCGGAATCATGGTTGATGACCAAGGCCGCACCGACCTAGACGGCCTTTACGCGATTGGTGAGTGCTCATTTACAGGCTTGCACGGGGCCAATCGTATGGCCAGCAACTCCCTGCTTGAATGCATTGTCTATGCACATTCTGCCGCACTGGATATCACCAGCTGCATTGATGAGCTTCCCGAGCCGCAAGAAGCCGCGCCCTGGGATGATAGCCAGGTGACAGATTCAGATGAAGACGTGGTTATCTCACACAACTGGGATGAGCTACGCCGTTTTATGTGGGACTATGTAGGCATAGTACGTACTCACAAACGACTTGAGCGTGCAACTCACCGAATTAAACTACTGCAAAAAGAAATTGAGGAATACTACAGCCACTACAAAGTCAGCAATGACCTGATTGAGCTGCGTAACTTAGCCGTGGTAGCCGAATTAATTATTCGTTCTGCAAGCCAGCGAAAAGAAAGCCGAGGCCTGCACTATTCACTCGACTACCCCAGCGCCTCCGCTATTGCTCAAGACACGATTTTAATGCCGAGCAACTTCTCCGGTCAGCGCCAAATTGTAGCTATAGACTAA
- a CDS encoding DUF4845 domain-containing protein, protein MFIYQRGMSTSGLILVVALVGFFLTLVFKMGPAYLDNMGVRSAMNSMLSNNPNIHEMSKDKIRAQLASFFSINGVRDHSPKDMEIVRSKDKTLVNHIYETRVPIFLNIDVVMSFKNQIDSSNPQACCEYLIDEEGNPLKQD, encoded by the coding sequence ATGTTTATTTATCAACGTGGTATGAGCACGTCAGGGCTTATTTTAGTTGTCGCTTTGGTCGGCTTTTTCTTAACCTTGGTTTTCAAAATGGGGCCAGCCTACCTTGATAATATGGGCGTGCGTTCGGCCATGAACTCGATGTTAAGTAATAACCCTAATATTCATGAAATGAGTAAGGATAAAATCCGTGCGCAATTAGCCTCATTTTTTAGCATTAACGGTGTCAGAGATCACAGCCCTAAAGATATGGAAATTGTACGCAGTAAGGACAAGACCTTAGTGAATCATATCTATGAAACTAGGGTGCCCATTTTTTTAAATATTGATGTGGTGATGAGTTTTAAAAACCAAATCGATTCATCTAATCCTCAAGCATGTTGTGAATACTTAATTGATGAAGAAGGCAACCCCCTTAAGCAAGACTGA
- a CDS encoding sigma-E factor negative regulatory protein, which translates to MSDTHNSPHESVRESLSALLDDEHSELDLRRILKGAEVDDEVVNTWQRYGVIRQTLQKQECFTERSLLDGVRDAIKHDEAPVVVAPQSRWQQWAGKVAVAACVTFAFLFGSNYWQGSEQEASAALASGAVNSNGAAVPSGFELPPLQARTVSAGADTTSYGSPAYGSPAYGAVSYGSELPADHIQIQTRAALHEYLMQNPELRAQLHRMLQQSQAEAQR; encoded by the coding sequence ATGAGCGATACACACAATAGCCCCCATGAATCTGTCAGGGAGTCCCTCTCGGCCTTGCTGGATGATGAACACAGTGAATTAGACTTGCGTCGTATATTAAAAGGCGCAGAGGTCGATGATGAGGTTGTCAATACATGGCAGCGCTACGGTGTGATCCGTCAAACTCTACAAAAACAGGAGTGCTTTACTGAGCGCTCGTTGTTAGATGGTGTACGAGATGCCATTAAACATGATGAGGCCCCGGTTGTTGTCGCTCCACAATCGCGTTGGCAGCAATGGGCTGGTAAAGTTGCAGTTGCTGCATGTGTTACTTTTGCATTTTTATTTGGTAGTAACTATTGGCAAGGTAGTGAGCAGGAAGCTTCTGCCGCTTTGGCTTCCGGTGCGGTGAATTCCAATGGTGCGGCTGTGCCTAGTGGTTTTGAATTACCTCCTCTACAAGCTCGTACAGTAAGCGCTGGCGCAGACACCACATCGTATGGTTCACCTGCTTATGGTTCGCCTGCCTACGGGGCTGTATCTTATGGCTCTGAATTACCTGCGGATCACATCCAAATTCAAACTCGCGCAGCGCTTCATGAATACCTAATGCAAAACCCGGAGCTTCGCGCTCAGTTACATCGTATGCTGCAGCAGTCTCAAGCTGAGGCTCAGCGCTAA
- a CDS encoding succinate dehydrogenase assembly factor 2: protein MDLHRLRWASRRGMLELDLVLLPFVENVYSTLDEAEQLRFDNLLECEDTELFAWFLGKDVPEDADHKRIVDIILSHTGIRGETT from the coding sequence ATGGATCTTCACCGCTTACGCTGGGCCAGCCGTAGAGGTATGTTGGAGCTGGACTTGGTTCTACTGCCCTTTGTTGAAAATGTTTATAGCACTTTAGATGAGGCCGAACAGCTGCGCTTTGACAATCTTTTAGAGTGCGAAGATACAGAGTTGTTTGCTTGGTTTCTTGGTAAAGATGTGCCTGAAGATGCAGATCATAAGCGTATCGTTGATATTATCTTAAGTCACACTGGTATAAGGGGAGAGACCACTTAA
- the recO gene encoding DNA repair protein RecO — MAGANLQRAYVLHLKPYTDSKKLVRLFSYDEGCLDAVARPSKRWPALEPFIPFLCHVSGKTQGLKNLRAAEIQDSTPRLQGHALFCALYLNELLARALPVGQAVQSIFEAYEETIKKLEGSHADAALLQVLLRRFEFSLLRELGFAVELLSCANGSKVINSCTAFYTFRLGFGFIPCALHEQNSTNPTLFHGEVLHAIAEQQWSSRSLSAAKRLSRLALPMLIGSEPLKARELFV, encoded by the coding sequence ATGGCTGGGGCAAATCTTCAGCGTGCTTATGTTCTGCACCTAAAGCCTTATACCGATAGCAAAAAGCTTGTACGACTCTTTTCATACGATGAAGGCTGCCTTGACGCTGTTGCTAGGCCTAGTAAGCGTTGGCCTGCTTTAGAGCCTTTTATTCCCTTTTTATGTCATGTGAGTGGAAAAACTCAGGGTCTTAAAAATTTACGAGCGGCCGAGATTCAAGATTCGACACCTAGGCTGCAGGGCCATGCTCTGTTTTGCGCCTTGTACCTTAATGAATTGCTCGCTAGAGCCTTACCTGTCGGCCAAGCTGTGCAATCAATATTCGAAGCCTATGAAGAAACAATAAAAAAATTAGAAGGCTCTCATGCTGATGCAGCACTGCTGCAGGTTTTACTTCGGCGTTTTGAGTTCAGCCTATTAAGGGAGCTGGGTTTCGCTGTAGAGCTACTGAGTTGCGCTAATGGCAGCAAAGTCATTAATAGCTGTACAGCGTTTTATACTTTTCGGCTTGGCTTCGGCTTTATACCTTGCGCTTTACATGAGCAAAACAGTACCAACCCTACGCTATTCCATGGCGAGGTCTTACATGCCATTGCCGAGCAGCAATGGAGTTCACGTAGCCTATCAGCGGCAAAGCGTTTAAGTCGCTTAGCCCTGCCAATGCTAATCGGCTCGGAACCGCTAAAAGCTCGTGAGTTATTTGTTTAA
- the lepB gene encoding signal peptidase I, which produces MDINLPLILFLATFASGIGCLVDFFLFRKPRLQALADVEAQFSALTKAEKKDGQAYTTAVEAASKDPLLIEYSKSFFPVLALVFVVRSFLFEPFQIPSESMLPVLEVGDFIVVNKYSYGIRLPVIRTKVIDINDPKRGDVMVFLHPGDKRYFIKRVIGLPGDHIRYTNNRLFINGELVPETLLREEYSKPGEWCFNARATNLIYQEQIGDKSFEARKCSIPGSLSREGSWTVPAGQYFMMGDNRDNSRDSREWLYVSEDLIVGKAVAKWMHWDSFFSLPSFGRAGAI; this is translated from the coding sequence ATGGACATCAATCTGCCTCTGATTTTATTTCTTGCAACCTTTGCTTCAGGTATTGGTTGTTTGGTCGATTTTTTTCTTTTTCGCAAGCCGCGTTTGCAAGCCTTAGCTGATGTCGAGGCGCAATTTAGTGCCTTGACCAAAGCCGAAAAGAAAGACGGTCAAGCCTATACCACAGCTGTAGAAGCTGCTTCTAAAGATCCTCTGCTTATTGAGTACAGTAAGTCATTTTTCCCTGTCTTAGCTCTTGTATTTGTGGTGCGCTCATTCTTATTTGAGCCTTTTCAAATTCCATCTGAGTCTATGTTACCCGTACTTGAAGTGGGTGACTTTATTGTTGTTAACAAGTACAGCTATGGTATTCGTTTACCTGTCATTCGCACTAAAGTGATTGATATCAATGACCCTAAGCGCGGTGACGTAATGGTGTTTTTACACCCAGGTGATAAGCGCTATTTTATTAAGCGTGTTATAGGCTTACCTGGCGATCATATTCGTTATACAAATAATCGTTTGTTTATTAATGGTGAGCTTGTGCCAGAAACCTTGCTTCGAGAAGAGTACAGTAAGCCTGGTGAATGGTGCTTTAACGCTCGAGCTACTAATTTGATCTATCAAGAGCAAATTGGAGATAAGAGCTTTGAGGCTCGTAAGTGCAGTATACCGGGCAGCTTGAGTCGAGAGGGTAGTTGGACGGTGCCTGCTGGCCAGTATTTTATGATGGGAGACAACCGCGATAATTCACGTGATAGCCGTGAGTGGTTGTATGTATCTGAAGATCTAATCGTAGGTAAAGCTGTTGCTAAGTGGATGCACTGGGATAGTTTCTTTAGCTTGCCAAGCTTTGGTCGAGCGGGTGCTATCTAA
- a CDS encoding SoxR reducing system RseC family protein: protein MLTENGRVLAVEDDGLWVETLQQSACAQCSARSGCGQKLLGEALMPNMTSVKAYFSEPPTRIFRVGEQVDIGIAEHALLTATLLAYLVPLLALLFGAGVFQFVFASEWLSLVGALFGLAVGGLLVRAHARRNRSNPLFHPVVL, encoded by the coding sequence GTGCTAACCGAAAATGGCCGTGTGCTGGCGGTCGAAGATGATGGTTTATGGGTTGAGACACTGCAACAGAGTGCTTGCGCCCAATGCTCGGCTCGCAGTGGTTGTGGGCAGAAGCTTCTGGGTGAAGCGTTAATGCCCAATATGACCTCGGTCAAGGCGTATTTTTCTGAGCCGCCGACACGTATTTTCCGTGTCGGAGAACAGGTAGATATAGGTATTGCTGAGCATGCTTTATTAACGGCAACCTTGTTGGCTTACCTTGTTCCCTTGCTTGCGCTGCTTTTCGGGGCCGGTGTGTTTCAGTTTGTTTTTGCTTCTGAGTGGCTGAGTCTTGTTGGTGCTTTGTTTGGCTTAGCCGTTGGTGGATTACTGGTTCGGGCCCATGCGCGCCGCAATAGATCCAACCCTCTTTTTCATCCGGTTGTGCTTTAG
- the era gene encoding GTPase Era, which translates to METKLRAGYVSIVGRPNVGKSTLLNHLLEQKISITSKKRQTTRHNIVGIRSDDDSQLIFVDTPGMHQGQDSAINRYMNRTAGSALVDVDVIVFVVDKDTFTAEDEAVAKQLQNTPIPLILAINKIDQLSDSAKLLPHVQRLNELLPKAEIMPISALRDENLSALLDVLKSFVPESEELIYPEDQVTDRSLRFLAAEIVREKVIRLTGAELPYQSTVEIEQFEEKSGLVTISAVILVEREGQKRIVIGEKGSRIKQVGIDARRDIENLIDCQVMLNIWVKVKTGWSDDDRALRSLGFDD; encoded by the coding sequence GTGGAAACTAAATTAAGAGCCGGCTACGTCTCGATTGTAGGGCGTCCGAATGTTGGTAAGTCGACCTTACTAAATCATTTACTAGAACAAAAGATCAGTATCACGTCTAAAAAACGCCAGACAACAAGACATAATATTGTTGGTATTCGTAGCGATGATGATAGTCAGCTCATTTTTGTTGATACGCCAGGCATGCACCAAGGGCAAGATAGCGCCATTAATCGCTATATGAATAGAACAGCAGGTTCGGCCCTGGTTGATGTTGATGTTATTGTTTTTGTTGTTGATAAAGATACTTTTACCGCTGAGGATGAAGCTGTAGCAAAACAGCTACAAAATACTCCTATTCCACTGATATTGGCAATTAATAAGATTGATCAGCTTAGTGATAGTGCCAAACTTTTGCCCCATGTGCAGAGGCTCAATGAATTGCTTCCCAAGGCGGAAATCATGCCTATTTCTGCTTTGCGTGATGAAAATTTATCAGCCTTGTTAGATGTACTGAAATCATTTGTTCCCGAGTCAGAAGAATTAATTTATCCAGAAGATCAGGTTACTGATCGCAGTTTGCGTTTCTTAGCCGCTGAAATTGTACGAGAAAAAGTCATTCGTTTAACCGGCGCGGAACTGCCTTATCAAAGCACGGTTGAAATTGAGCAATTTGAAGAAAAAAGTGGTTTGGTAACCATTAGTGCTGTGATACTTGTTGAGCGTGAAGGTCAGAAGCGCATTGTTATTGGTGAAAAAGGCAGTCGTATTAAGCAGGTGGGTATTGATGCTCGCAGAGACATTGAAAACCTTATTGACTGCCAAGTTATGCTGAATATTTGGGTGAAAGTTAAAACGGGTTGGTCTGATGATGATCGCGCACTTAGAAGTCTAGGTTTTGACGATTAA
- the lepA gene encoding translation elongation factor 4, translating to MSDLSHIRNFSIIAHIDHGKSTLADRFIQYCGGLTAREMEAQVLDSMDIERERGITIKAQSVTLEYKARDGKAYQLNFIDTPGHVDFSYEVSRSLAACEGALLVVDAAQGVEAQSVANCYTAIEQDLEVIPVLNKIDLPQAEPERVSQEIEEIIGIDAMDAVTCSAKTGLGIEDVLERLVAEIPSPEGDYDAPMQALIIDSWFDNYLGVVSLVRVTQGELKKGEKIVSKSIGKAHVVDIVGVFTPKREDTGVLRAGEVGFVVAGIKDIHGAPVGDTLVHAANPDVEALPGFQKVKPQVYAGLFPVSSDDYEGFRDALQKLTLNDASLFYEPESSDALGFGFRCGFLGMLHMEIIQERLEREYDLDLITTAPTVVFQVLTNDGEEVYVDNPSKLPELGSIQEMREPVADVNILVPQDYLGSVITLCVERRGVQVDMQYIGGQVAVHYELPMNEVVMDFFDRLKSVSRGFASLDYSFARFQAAKLVRLDILINSERVDALAVIVHRDNAHYKGRALVEKMKELIPRQMFDVAIQAAIGGQIVARSTVKALRKNVTAKCYGGDVSRKKKLLEKQKAGKKRMKQVGKVEIPQDAFLAVLKTDS from the coding sequence GTGTCAGATCTCAGTCATATACGTAACTTTTCCATCATTGCCCACATCGATCACGGTAAGTCGACACTTGCTGATCGTTTCATTCAATACTGTGGTGGTTTAACTGCGCGCGAGATGGAAGCTCAAGTGCTCGACTCTATGGATATTGAGCGTGAACGTGGTATTACCATTAAGGCTCAGAGCGTCACGCTTGAGTATAAAGCTCGTGATGGCAAGGCCTATCAGCTGAACTTTATTGATACCCCAGGGCATGTTGATTTTAGTTATGAGGTAAGCCGCTCACTGGCTGCTTGTGAAGGTGCTTTGCTTGTTGTCGATGCTGCACAGGGCGTTGAGGCGCAATCGGTGGCGAATTGTTATACTGCTATTGAGCAAGACCTTGAGGTCATTCCTGTACTTAACAAGATCGATTTACCACAGGCTGAACCTGAGCGTGTGAGCCAAGAGATCGAAGAAATCATTGGCATTGATGCCATGGATGCCGTGACTTGTAGTGCCAAAACGGGTTTAGGTATCGAGGATGTTCTAGAGCGTCTCGTTGCTGAAATCCCTTCACCTGAAGGTGATTATGACGCCCCTATGCAAGCATTAATTATCGATTCTTGGTTTGATAATTACTTAGGTGTTGTGTCATTAGTGCGTGTTACTCAGGGCGAGTTGAAAAAGGGCGAGAAAATCGTATCTAAGTCCATTGGCAAGGCTCATGTCGTTGATATTGTTGGTGTTTTTACGCCAAAGCGTGAAGATACTGGAGTCTTGCGAGCAGGTGAGGTTGGTTTTGTTGTTGCCGGTATTAAAGATATTCACGGCGCGCCTGTCGGTGATACTTTGGTGCATGCTGCTAACCCTGATGTAGAAGCGCTGCCTGGTTTTCAGAAAGTTAAACCTCAAGTTTATGCGGGGCTCTTCCCGGTCAGTTCGGATGACTACGAAGGTTTTCGTGATGCTTTGCAAAAACTCACCCTAAACGATGCCTCTTTATTTTATGAGCCTGAAAGTTCGGATGCCTTAGGCTTTGGTTTTCGTTGTGGTTTCCTTGGCATGTTGCACATGGAGATCATCCAAGAGCGCTTGGAGCGAGAGTATGATCTCGATCTTATTACTACTGCGCCAACGGTTGTTTTCCAAGTGCTAACCAATGATGGTGAAGAGGTTTATGTTGATAACCCTTCTAAACTACCTGAGCTTGGTTCTATCCAAGAAATGCGTGAGCCGGTTGCCGATGTTAATATTCTGGTTCCTCAAGACTATCTTGGCTCAGTAATTACTTTGTGTGTTGAGCGCCGTGGTGTGCAAGTCGATATGCAGTATATTGGTGGTCAGGTTGCCGTTCATTATGAGTTGCCAATGAACGAAGTGGTGATGGACTTTTTTGATAGGCTCAAATCGGTGAGTCGTGGTTTTGCCTCTCTCGATTACAGCTTTGCTCGATTCCAAGCTGCCAAGCTGGTGCGTCTTGATATCTTGATTAACTCTGAACGAGTTGATGCTCTGGCCGTTATTGTTCACCGTGATAACGCTCACTATAAAGGTCGCGCCCTAGTTGAAAAAATGAAAGAACTTATTCCTAGGCAGATGTTTGATGTAGCAATTCAAGCCGCTATTGGTGGCCAAATTGTAGCTCGTTCAACAGTAAAAGCCCTGCGTAAGAACGTAACCGCCAAGTGTTATGGTGGCGACGTAAGCCGTAAGAAAAAGCTGCTAGAGAAGCAAAAAGCAGGTAAAAAACGTATGAAGCAAGTAGGCAAGGTAGAAATACCACAAGATGCTTTTCTTGCTGTGCTTAAAACAGATAGCTAA
- a CDS encoding folate-binding protein YgfZ yields the protein MQSQQKQPSLTYSPLPQYQIVRFSGPDAASFLQGQLSADVVKLSEQGSFAAHCNVKGRMISSFYIKRINNDYLIRVHREISDIAIAALKKYMLFSKVTLSVETELNCIAFKGEQLQERLERELELTSECWHMLNEECAELWIDKSAEQQLVNKLQAQTEDTEFWPLVLLQEGLAELREGQSEEFLPQELNYDLIGAVNFKKGCYTGQEVIARLHYRGQLKKHLRLASCAPSKLQNKAALIDKDRKKVGASVQSYTTKERTWLLCLCNDSSYESNDISIESCDKGLQKVQWHQLPYAIP from the coding sequence ATGCAAAGTCAGCAAAAACAGCCCTCTCTTACCTACAGCCCACTGCCACAGTACCAAATTGTGCGTTTTAGCGGCCCCGATGCCGCGAGCTTCTTACAGGGCCAACTTAGCGCAGACGTAGTAAAACTCAGTGAACAAGGCAGCTTTGCAGCGCACTGCAATGTCAAAGGTCGCATGATTAGCAGTTTTTATATCAAGCGCATAAACAATGACTACCTGATACGAGTTCATCGCGAGATCAGTGATATTGCCATTGCCGCGCTAAAAAAATACATGCTTTTTTCAAAAGTCACACTCAGCGTGGAAACTGAACTGAACTGCATCGCCTTTAAAGGTGAGCAGCTTCAAGAACGACTAGAGCGCGAGCTAGAACTTACGAGCGAGTGCTGGCATATGCTCAACGAAGAATGCGCTGAACTCTGGATTGACAAGAGCGCTGAGCAACAACTGGTAAATAAGCTACAAGCTCAAACGGAAGATACCGAATTTTGGCCCCTTGTATTACTGCAAGAAGGTTTAGCAGAGCTGAGAGAAGGCCAAAGTGAAGAATTCCTGCCCCAAGAGCTGAACTACGATCTAATCGGCGCCGTTAACTTTAAGAAAGGCTGCTACACCGGACAAGAAGTGATTGCCCGCCTTCACTACCGTGGCCAACTTAAAAAACATCTACGCCTTGCAAGCTGCGCCCCAAGCAAACTGCAAAATAAAGCCGCGCTAATAGATAAGGACAGAAAAAAAGTCGGAGCTAGCGTTCAATCATATACAACTAAAGAGCGCACTTGGCTGCTCTGTTTATGCAATGACAGCAGCTATGAAAGCAATGACATCAGCATAGAATCATGTGACAAAGGCCTGCAAAAAGTCCAATGGCATCAGCTGCCCTATGCTATACCTTAA